In Akkermansia muciniphila, the DNA window CCTTTTCTACCATCATGTTGCAAAGCTCATCATTTTCTTCCTGAGAGCCGTTGCACCAATAGATGGAGTCGGGTTGGCAAAGCTGGGCGATTTCTTCGACCCACTTCTTAGCTGCTTCGTGAGTGGTACTCATGGTGCAAATAGTGTATGCACGGAAATGGCCGTTGGCAAGTCTCCCGTGCGGCTTTTTATGGGGCCGTTTTGTTGCTCCGGGAGGGGAAACCCGGTGCAGGGGAAGGCGTTGTCCGGAATACGGGGCGCTCCGGGCGGGAGCGTTCCCGGGGCGCTGTTTTTTCCCTGTTGTTGTGTTCCCGGAAGAAGAAAAAAGCCTGTTTTGACTGGAAATCTGCTTGCCAGCCCGCGCGCTATAGTCTAGGGAAGAATCATGAATGTTAGAAAGTTGATGGCAAATGCGGTGTTTCTGGTGCTGCCGGCCCTGCTGGCGGCATGTTCGGATGCCTCCCGCCCGCCCGCCGTCAGCTTCAAGATTCAGAACGCCCCCCCCGTGCCGCGCACCATGTCCCAGATGTCCCGGGAGGTGCATATCAGCCGTGATTTCATGTCCCCGCGTTCCCGCCCGCGCCGTGCGGCCCATTCCATGCGCCCGCGCTTTATCACCATCCACAGCACGGCCAACCCCACGGGAGACGCCGCGGCGCACGCCCGGGCGCTGAAAAGGGGTGCCATGGGCTCCCTGAACTGGCATTTTACGGTGGACCAGTACCGGGCCATCCAGCATATTCCTCTGAATGAGACGGGGCGGCATGCGGACCGCGGCGGCCCCGGAGACATGTATTCCATCGGGATTGAGATGGGGGAGGTAAGAAGCCACAACCCTATCGTCACCTGGAACCGCTCCGCCAAGCTGACGGCGGTGCTGATGAAGCAGT includes these proteins:
- a CDS encoding peptidoglycan recognition protein family protein gives rise to the protein MNVRKLMANAVFLVLPALLAACSDASRPPAVSFKIQNAPPVPRTMSQMSREVHISRDFMSPRSRPRRAAHSMRPRFITIHSTANPTGDAAAHARALKRGAMGSLNWHFTVDQYRAIQHIPLNETGRHADRGGPGDMYSIGIEMGEVRSHNPIVTWNRSAKLTAVLMKQYNIPLRNVVPHYYWTGKNCPAPLLTNGRPGHKWSWFVSRVDYYRRCLETRPAAAL